In the genome of Thunnus maccoyii chromosome 15, fThuMac1.1, whole genome shotgun sequence, one region contains:
- the ecm1a gene encoding extracellular matrix protein 1, with translation MFLIGGFAGFWIIALMTLHSANLGETQRNSLNEPDVPFPPARPTAQNLAAICHQGHGRPRYPASFFPGSGASHFRRRGNAINRLESWYSLCCSGQVAQQSNQILCCAQQAWKQALSQFCGEEYATMTLAYECCQDKGEARWTCFNSELPNPNYNPTPGYTAPQVPQEPGFTFNANAC, from the exons ATGTTTTTGATTGGAGGCTTTGCAGGATTTTGGATAATTGCACTGATGACTCTTCACAGTGCAAATTTGGGAG AGACCCAAAGAAACTCTCTCAATGAGCCAGACGTCCCTTTCCCGCCTGCCCGTCCCACTGCTCAGAATCTTGCTGCCATTTGCCATCAGGGTCACGGTCGCCCCAGATACCCGGCCAGCTTCTTCCCGGGCTCCGGTGCCAGCCACTTCCGCCGTCGTGGAAACGCCATCAACCGGCTGGAGTCGTGGTAcagtttgtgctgcagtggaCAGGTAGCACAGCAGAGCAACCAGATCCTCTGCTGCGCCCAACAAGCT tggAAACAAGCTCTGTCCCAGTTCTGTGGGGAGGAATATGCCACCATGACTCTTGCATATGAGTGCTGTCAGGACAAAGGAGAGGCGCGGTGGACGTGCTTCAACAGCGAGCTGCCAAACCCCAACTACAACCCAACACCGGGCTACACTGCACCCCAAGTTCCCCAGGAGCCAGGATTCACCTTCAATGCAAATGCTTGTTAA
- the LOC121913078 gene encoding IgGFc-binding protein-like, whose amino-acid sequence MNVDGKVHSYQMFAGQTLELKSKWPHAMYLTSDKGVQVLFQFNGGPEYTDNYYDPFLMTILPTSQFSTSYSLEGQRDFYNNIIVVAKSKDVGGIKIDPKSQTSNINWQKVDGTDFSWAEVYYSSGANFYQISHPSSPFGVYSFGVAYANGYGSPASADPAEKHNCSTTKCSEDEVCQMKGKSPICVKKPVIQTGTCWAMGDPHYRTFDGNYYNFMGSCTYTMVKNCQVDGEHPAFEVDAQNNKLAGSKVTFVGKVIIKVYGYTMTIVRSEFGLVRMNYTLWNLPINLDNGKVTLSQSGLSVIVETDFGLTVQYDWKEYLVITVPGSFSGRVCGLCGNFNSKKEDDLVTPNGTQANSVVALGKSWRVRGVPDDAQCQDDFNGQSDTCDSDSFFDSLTDRMFCVLLTHIMNGPLSDCRAVIDPKVFHEMCLYDVCMGEGMKTFLCNTLQVYADACQRAGIKIYDWRSLARCSPPSCPENSHYEFCGNACPATCENPDAATKCNKSCVETCVCDEGFLLSGTKCVPKAQCGCLYKGHYIEAGASFFTDNHCTKKCTCNQTTKTVNCKSPGCHKGFECKVANGLSGCHPMAYAECSMTSGPHFETFDGNNYNFQGTCVYQLAGVCSKDPSLQHFEVLVQNDANGKRVSSGAQLVEVKVYGNSIVITRKHNGLVLINGEITNLPVTHLKNITVNLIGDFAEIKTDFGLQVSYDWHSAVHVKVPGTYADAMCGLCGNFNHNSKDDLQLKNGTEAASVEELGKDWRVAEIPGCVDGCKNKSDCPSCDITQKQKYESDKFCGLIQNPTGPFRECHAIINPDSIFKSCVYNMCLYNGKRGSWCSHLRQYTIKCQQKGVNVSQWRAKDFCPISKMMHPDNSKYEHCGNVCHATCATGLPPSDCKRPCQEGWVCKDGFLLSGHKCVPLEQCGCMQKGKYYTKGQSFLSAGCRQKCTCNGTVQCEPHSCGLFETCEQKNNVLSCQPVGNGTCTISGDPHYKTFDNQYYDFQGTCTYSAAKSCHLEGTRLEKFSVVVENEQWTRTDTPNLSVAKLVAVEVYGHTLILRRNQLNTVMLDGALTAIPLNLDGKVQVFQEGTHYAITTDFGLNVTYDLVYRVTVTVPGNYKGKTCGLCGNFNDNKTDEFQLPTGEVTKNIQTFGEAWKVAVPGVVCENGCAGDQCPKCDSAQKEIFEKDCGIITNPHGPFAACQSRLNPKPYYRDCVYDVCMSHGDRNALCHSISAYMTDCQTIGVKIDNWRTAEFCPINCSANSHYQICSETCASPCPGLTDIITCPTTCAEGCACNEGYYFNGTNCVAQEECGCYYKGRTYKIGESVLSDNCQQRCSCTAFGEVQCEDFSCSATEYCQIKNGIMGCHPKQCRIEAGGSITLFSGPTGTITVMGAYEIITHCNQSSAEWFRVVVKLQECSVTGEKSIVAVYVYFSDLSVTINDKQDTWVNGKKVTLPSLHGNNVSVRVIEKTIVIEGMSGFQLSYSNTQEVIVTVGDSMVGKLCGACDKLLPSRDTMGLSQAMMQEYMATFAAQDFPTCEL is encoded by the exons ATGAATGTAGATGGAAAGGTCCATAGTTACCAAATGTTTGCAGGACAAACTCTTGAGCTCAAATCTAAATGGCCTCATGCTATGTATTTGACATCTGACAAGGGCGTTCAGGTCCTCTTCCAATTCAATGGGGGCCCTGAGTATACAGACAATTATTATGATCCCTTCCTCATGACTATACTGCCAACAAGTCAATTCAGCACCTCCTACTCCCTGGAGGGACAGAGGGATTTCTACAACAATATCATAGTTGTGGCTAAGAGCAAAGACGTGGGTGGCATCAAAATTGACCCCAAGTCCCAGACTTCAAACATTAACTGGCAAAAAGTAGATGGGACTGACTTCTCCTGGGCTGAGGTGTACTACAGCAGCGGAGCAAACTTCTATCAGATATCTCACCCCAGCTCTCCATTTGGCGTCTACAGTTTTGGTGTCGCTTATGCTAACGGTTATGGATCCCCTGCATCTGCTGACCCAGCAG AAAAACATAACTGCAGCACCACGAAATGTTCAGAAGATGAAGTGTGCCAGATGAAAGGAAAATCCCCAATATGTGTCAAAAAACCAGTCATCCAAACCGGTACCTGCTGGGCAATGGGCGATCCCCACTACCGCACATTTGATGGTAACTACTACAACTTCATGGGCAGCTGTACCTACACAATGGTCAAGAACTGCCAGGTTGATGGAGAACATCCAGCTTTTGAGGTTGATGCTCAGAATAACAAACTTGCTGGTTCAAAAGTCACATTTGTCGGCAAGGTGATCATTAAAGTCTATGGGTACACCATGACCATTGTGCGGTCAGAGTTTGGCCTTGTCAGG ATGAACTACACATTGTGGAATCTCCCTATCAACCTGGACAACGGCAAGGTGACGCTATCCCAGAGTGGCCTGTCTGTCATTGTGGAGACAGATTTTGGTCTGACCGTGCAGTATGATTGGAAGGAGTATCTTGTCATCACAGTGCCAGGCAGTTTTTCTGGCAGGGTGTGTGGCTTGTGTGGCAACTTCAACAGCAAAAAGGAAGACGATCTGGTGACTCCTAATGGCACACAGGCCAACAGTGTGGTGGCCCTGGGCAAGAGCTGGAGGGTTCGTGGTGTACCAGATGATGCTCAATGTCAAGACGACTTCAACGGGCAGTCAGACACCTGTGACAGTGACAGCTTTTTTGACAGCTTGACTGACAGgatgttctgtgttttgctcACTCACATCATGAATGGACCGTTGAGTGACTGCCGTGCTGTCATTGACCCCAAAGTCTttcatgaaatgtgtttgtatgatGTGTGCATGGGTGAGGGGATGAAGACCTTCCTGTGTAACACCTTGCAAGTGTATGCCGATGCCTGTCAGAGGGCGGGAATCAAAATTTATGACTGGAGGAGCCTCGCCCGTTGCT CTCCACCCTCATGCCCGGAGAACAGCCATTACGAGTTCTGCGGGAATGCCTGCCCTGCCACCTGTGAAAACCCAGATGCTGCCACAAAGTGCAACAAAAGCTGTGTGGAGACGTGCGTCTGTGACGAGGGCTTCCTGCTTAGTGGCACCAAGTGTGTCCCTAAGGCTCAGTGTGGCTGCTTGTACAAAGGCCACTACATAGAGGCTGGAGCGTCTTTCTTTACTGACAACCATTGTACCAAGAAGTGCACATGCAACCAAACTACCAAGACAGTTAATTGTAAGAGCCCAGGTTGTCACAAGGGGTTTGAGTGCAAGGTGGCCAATGGCCTTAGCGGATGTCATCCGATGGCCTACGCTGAGTGCAGCATGACCAGTGGCCCTCACTTTGAGACCTTTGATGGGAATAATTACAACTTCCAGGGCACCTGTGTATATCAGCTGGCTGGGGTCTGTTCCAAAGATCCTTCCCTACAGCACTTTGAGGTTCTTGTGCAAAATGATGCCAACGGCAAAAGAGTTAGCTCTGGTGCACAGCTGGTGGAGGTCAAAGTTTATGGAAATTCAATTGTCATCACAAGAAAGCACAATGGCTTAGTCCTG ATAAATGGAGAAATCACCAACTTGCCTGTCACTCATCTCAAAAACATCACAGTCAACCTAATTGGTGACTTTGCTGAGATCAAGACTGACTTTGGGTTGCAAGTCTCCTATGACTGGCATTCAGCAGTACATGTCAAAGTCCCTGGTACATATGCTGATGCAATGTGTGGCCTGTGTGGCAACTTCAATCACAACTCCAAAGATGACCTACAGCTGAAGAATGGCACAGAGGCGGCATCTGTAGAGGAACTGGGCAAAGACTGGAGGGTTGCCGAGATCCCAGGCTGTGTTGATGGCTGCAAGAACAAGAGTGACTGTCCcagctgtgacatcacccaGAAGCAGAAATATGAGTCAGATAAGTTCTGTGGTTTAATACAAAACCCTACGGGCCCCTTCCGTGAATGCCATGCCATTATAAATCCTGACAGCATTTTCAAGAGTTGTGTGTACAATATGTGCCTTTACAATGGCAAGAGAGGCTCCTGGTGTAGCCATCTCAGACAGTACACTATAAAATGCCAACAGAAAGGAGTGAATGTGTCCCAGTGGAGGGCAAAAGACTTCTGTCCCATATCTAAGATGATGCATCCTGACAACAGTAAATATGAACATTGCGGCAATGTTTGCCATGCAACCTGTGCCACGGGGCTACCTCCCAGTGACTGCAAGAGGCCATGCCAGGAAGGATGGGTTTGCAAAGATGGCTTCCTACTGAGTGGACACAAGTGTGTGCCTCTTGAGCAGTGTGGTTGCATGCAGAAAGGCAAATATTATACGAAGGGACAGAGTTTTCTGTCAGCAGGTTGTCGTCAGAAGTGCACCTGCAATGGCACA GTGCAATGTGAGCCACACTCTTGTGGGCTATTTGAGACATGTGAGCAGAAGAACAATGTTCTATCATGTCAACCAGTGGGAAATGGAACCTGCACAATCTCAGGTGATCCACATTACAAAACCTTTGACAACCAATACTATGACTTCCAAGGGACCTGCACGTACTCCGCAGCTAAATCGTGCCATCTGGAGGGCACACGACTTGAAAAGTTCTCTGTGGTGGTGGAGAATGAGCAGTGGACAAGAACAGACACACCAAATTTGTCTGTAGCCAAGCTTGTTGCTGTGGAGGTGTATGGCCACACCCTGATCCTTAGAAGGAATCAACTTAACACGGTCATG CTGGATGGCGCCTTGACAGCCATTCCTCTTAACCTCGATGGAAAAGTGCAAGTCTTCCAAGAGGGTACTCACTATGCCATCACAACCGACTTTGGCCTGAATGTAACTTATGACCTGGTCTACCGCGTCACAGTTACTGTTCCTGGAAACTACAAGGGCAAAACCTGTGGTCTATGTGGCAATTTTAATGATAACAAAACAGATGAGTTCCAGCTGCCAACTGGAGAGGTGACCAAGAACATCCAGACCTTTGGAGAAGCCTGGAAAGTGGCCGTGCCTGGAGTGGTCTGTGAAAATGGCTGCGCCGGCGACCAGTGCCCCAAATGTGACAGTGCACAAAAGGAAATCTTTGAGAAGGATTGTGGAATCATCACAAATCCTCATGGCCCCTTTGCTGCCTGCCAGAGCCGACTAAATCCTAAGCCTTACTACAGAGATTGTGTCTATGATGTCTGTATGTCTCATGGAGACCGCAATGCTCTCTGCCACAGTATCTCAGCCTACATGACTGACTGTCAGACTATTGGAGTGAAAATTGACAACTGGAGGACAGCAGAATTCTGCC CTATTAATTGTTCAGCAAACAGCCACTACCAGATCTGCTCTGAAACCTGTGCCTCTCCATGCCCTGGTCTCACCGACATCATCACCTGCCCCACCACCTGTGCTGAGGGCTGCGCCTGTAATGAAGGCTACTACTTCAATGGGACGAACTGTGTTGCCCAGGAGGAGTGCGGTTGTTACTACAAAGGACGTACCTATAAG ATTGGAGAGTCTGTGCTATCTGACAACTGTCAGCAGAGATGCAGCTGTACGGCATTTGGTGAAGTCCAGTGTGAGGACTTTTCATGCAGTGCTACAGAGTACTGCCAGATCAAGAATGGTATCATGGGCTGCCATCCCAAACAGTGCCGGATCGAGGCTGGAGGCTCCATAACTCTTTTCAGTGGGCCGACTGGCACTATCACTGTCATGGGGGCTTATGAGATCATCACACATTGTAACCAATCATCTGCTGAATGGTTCAGAGTTGTGGTCAAGCTCCAAGAATGCAGTGTGACTGGTGAGAAGAGCATTGTTGCTGTTTATGTCTACTTCAGTGACCTGAGTGTCACTATTAACGACAAACAGGACACTTGG GTCAATGGCAAAAAGGTTACTCTCCCCAGCTTGCACGGAAATAATGTCTCTGTGAGAGTCATTGAGAAAACCATAGTGATTGAGGGGATGTCAGGCTTCCAGCTGTCTTACAGTAACACCCAGGAAGTCATTGTAACTGTGGGTGACAGCATGGTAGGCAAGTTGTGTGGAGCATGTGACAAACTCCTCCCCTCCCGAGACACCATGGGCCTCTCGCAGGCAATGATGCAGGAGTACATGGCCACATTTGCTGCACAAGACTTCCCCACCTG cgAGTTGTAA
- the LOC121912989 gene encoding IgGFc-binding protein-like, with amino-acid sequence MGNLHYTFDSHYYTLMGNCTYIMASNCHVDRTHPAFAVETKNVNVGNVQVPTVGTVTVHVYGFNINIVRLELGVVRVNYQQWNLPINLNDGKVRLFQRGLYVVMETDFGLTVQYDWQEYLAITVPGSFAGSMCGLCGNFNNKNEDDLITPSGSVASSVTALGESWRVQGATNDIDCQDQCGSQCESCPLNEFEKLEKQIFCSFLLQDIAGLIGCLPEIDSSVFESNCMLNLCRGETVSTYFCKAIQGYADICQKSGVKVPNWRLSSKCPSPKCPENSHYEFCGSGCPATCANPNTPLNCNATCVETCVCNDGFLLSGTKCVLKAQCGCLYEGHFVEAGASFWGDENCTERYTCSAGGHLSLKQSSCPVVQQCKVVEGLRSCYPVDYATCMVFGDPHLVTFDGQHYNFQGTCAYQMVGISSNQTSLDSFSVVLQSDGRDKKTGSVVKLVEVKVYGYTLVISKEQPGAVLVNGELSNLPVALDSNKLQLYTSGWFAVIETDFGVKVYYDWSSIAFVIVPSTVMGATQGLCGNYNINPKDDMQMRDGKQAATSEELGQSWKVSKIPGCVDGCSGPCPVCNATQKAQYNTSSYCGLIHDPAGPFRDCHSKVDPTDFLNDCLYDVCLYQGSKNMQCKTLTAYTAACQLKGATVHSWRSAQFCDAQCPSNSHYELCTNECLRSCQNDSALCGAQCMEGCACNEGFLLSGDECVPANQCGCMYEGKYYQHGQVFYPDDLCQEECICNGTVECKNFSCGLYEKCEMKNGVRSCQPLGKGICSIYGDPHYNTFDNTTYDFQGTCTYIAAEGCHLSGTRLTSFSVMAENEKWYRLSDNPEVAVAKLVAVEVYGTILILRRNEAKMVWINGVLHHLPQKLLNGAITVYQEGANDVIVTDFGLRVTYDLVYHITISVPGNYRGKTCGLCGNFNGNKQDEFQLPDGNVTKDLQAFGAAWKVPVRDVVCEDGCSGDLCPKCDNSEKAVFEAKCAIITNPKGPFAGCHDIIDPAPYFRDCVYDVCMAKDDQATLCHSIAAYMLDCQDFGTKIESWRSPSFCPFNCTANSHYETCVLPCTSPCSGLPDTISCNTTCVEGCACDKGYYNNGTGCVPFDQCGCYYKGITYEVGVSIITDDCHSIHTCQASGVVLSTNMTCDPNEICQVKNGVMGCYRQQCFLQANGTLTAFSGEVCTITVPGSYEIIQSCDQSRSADWFRVVVKLETCTPGVNTIVAVHVFFNGIMITLNTKHDVWIDGRTMTQTTVSQNNVTVEVSNNTVSIYSASSLQLSFSLTNELTISVSDKVADMVCGACGKLRPIDTTPQDLRERLLGSFHELRNACPSLDLVQWTAPDFPKCGL; translated from the exons ATGGGCAACCTCCACTACACCTTTGACAGCCATTACTACACCCTCATGGGCAACTGCACCTACATCATGGCCAGCAACTGCCATGTTGACAGGACCCATCCGGCCTTTGCGGTGGAGACCAAGAACGTGAACGTGGGCAACGTACAGGTCCCAACAGTGGGGACGGTCACTGTCCATGTTTACGGGTTCAACATTAATATTGTCCGTCTGGAGCTTGGTGTCGTGCGA GTGAACTATCAACAGTGGAATCTGCCAATCAACCTTAACGATGGCAAGGTGAGGCTGTTCCAGAGAGGCCTGTACGTCGTCATGGAGACAGATTTCGGCCTGACTGTGCAGTACGACTGGCAGGAGTACCTCGCCATCACAGTGCCGGGCAGTTTTGCTGGCAGCATGTGCGGCCTGTGTGGcaacttcaacaacaaaaacgAAGATGACCTCATAACTCCCAGTGGTTCAGTGGCCAGCAGTGTGACAGCGCTGGGAGAGAGCTGGAGGGTACAGGGCGCCACAAATGACATCGACTGCCAAGACCAGTGTGGCAGCCAGTGTGAAAGCTGTCCTCTCAATGAATTTGAGAAATTAGAAAAGCAAATTTTCTGTAGCTTCCTTTTGCAAGATATTGCTGGACTCATTGGTTGTCTCCCTGAAATTGACTCAAGTGTCTTTGAAAGCAACTGCATGCTTAACCTCTGTAGGGGTGAAACAGTGAGCACGTACTTTTGTAAAGCTATTCAAGGCTATGCTGACATCTGCCAGAAGTCTGGGGTTAAAGTGCCTAATTGGAGGCTTTCTTCTAAATGCC CTTCACCAAAATGCCCAGAAAACAGCCACTATGAATTCTGCGGGAGTGGCTGTCCTGCTACATGTGCAAACCCAAACACTCCCCTGAATTGCAACGCCACCTGTGTGGAGACGTGCGTCTGTAATGACGGGTTCCTGCTCAGTGGCACCAAGTGCGTCCTGAAGGCTCAATGTGGCTGCCTGTATGAGGGCCACTTTGTGGAAGCCGGAGCCTCCTTCTGGGGTGATGAAAACTGCACCGAACGCTACACATGCTCCGCTGGTGGACATCTGTCCCTCAAGCAGAGTAGCTGTCCCGTTGTGCAGCAGTGCAAGGTGGTGGAGGGGCTAAGAAGTTGCTATCCTGTGGACTATGCCACATGCATGGTATTTGGTGACCCACACTTGGTGACCTTTGATGGGCAGCACTACAACTTCCAGGGTACTTGTGCATATCAGATGGTTGGCATCTCCTCCAATCAGACGAGCCTGGATTCTTTTAGTGTTGTGCTGCAGAGCGATGGCCGAGATAAGAAGACTGGGTCTGTTGTTAAGCTCGTAGAGGTCAAGGTGTACGGATACACCCTAGTCATCAGTAAAGAACAACCTGGCGCTGTTTTG GTCAATGGCGAGCTCTCCAACCTCCCTGTGGCACTGGACAGCAACAAGCTCCAGCTTTACACCAGCGGCTGGTTTGCTGTCATCGAGACCGACTTTGGGGTGAAGGTGTACTACGATTGGAGCAGCATAGCGTTTGTCATTGTTCCCAGTACAGTCATGGGTGCGACGCAAGGTCTTTGTGGCAATTACAACATCAACCCCAAAGATGACATGCAGATGAGAGATGGGAAACAAGCTGCCACTTCTGAAGAGCTAGGTCAAAGCTGGAAAGTCAGCAAGATCCCCGGGTGTGTGGACGGCTGCAGCGGCCCCTGCCCGGTCTGCAACGCCACTCAGAAAGCTCAGTACAACACCAGCAGTTACTGCGGCCTCATCCACGACCCTGCAGGCCCGTTCCGTGACTGCCACTCGAAGGTCGACCCCACAGATTTCCTTAATGACTGCCTGTATGACGTCTGTCTTTACCAGGGCAGTAAAAACATGCAGTGCAAGACTTTGACTGCATATACAGCAGCCTGTCAGCTGAAAGGTGCCACTGTACACTCCTGGAGGTCGGCTCAGTTCTGTG ATGCCCAGTGTCCATCAAATAGCCATTATGAGCTCTGCACCAACGAGTGTCTCAGATCTTGTCAGAATGACTCTGCTCTATGTGGAGCTCAGTGCATGGAAGGATGCGCCTGCAATGAGGGTTTTCTTCTAAGTGGAGATGAATGTGTTCCTGCCAACCAGTGTGGCTGCATGTATGAAGGCAAATACTACCAGCATGGACAGGTTTTCTACCCAGATGACCTTTGCCAGGAGGAATGCATCTGCAATGGCACA GTGGAGTGTAAGAACTTCTCTTGTGGTCTATATGAGAAGTGTGAGATGAAGAATGGCGTGCGATCATGTCAGCCTTTGGGAAAAGGCATCTGCTCCATCTATGGAGATCCACATTACAATACCTTCGACAACACCACCTACGACTTCCAAGGCACCTGCACCTACATCGCAGCAGAGGGCTGTCACCTGAGTGGCACACGGCTCACCAGCTTCTCTGTGATGGCGGAGAATGAGAAATGGTACCGTTTGTCCGACAATCCCGAGGTTGCAGTTGCCAAACTTGTAGCGGTAGAGGTTTACGGAACCATCCTGATCCTTCGGAGGAATGAAGCAAAAATGGTTTGG ATAAATGGAGTCCTACATCACCTTCCGCAAAAACTCCTCAATGGTGCAATAACTGTTTATCAAGAGGGGGCTAATGATGTCATTGTGACTGACTTTGGCCTTAGGGTAACTTATGATCTGGTCTACCACATCACTATCTCTGTCCCTGGAAACTACAGAGGCAAAACCTGCGGTCTGTGTGGCAATTTTAATGGCAACAAACAAGACGAGTTCCAGCTGCCGGACGGAAACGTGACCAAGGACCTCCAGGCGTTTGGAGCAGCATGGAAAGTGCCTGTGCGTGATGTCGTCTGTGAAGATGGCTGCAGTGGCGACCTTTGCCCTAAATGTGACAATTCTGAAAAAGCTGTATTTGAGGCAAAATGCGCAATCATCACCAATCCTAAAGGTCCTTTTGCTGGCTGTCATGATATAATTGATCCCGCCCCCTACTTCAGAGATTGTGTCTATGATGTTTGCATGGCTAAAGATGATCAAGCCACACTGTGTCACAGTATTGCTGCATATATGTTGGACTGCCAGGACTTCGGCACAAAAATTGAGAGCTGGAGAAGTCCTTCTTTCTGTC cTTTTAACTGCACTGCCAACAGTCATTATGAAACCTGTGTACTGCCTTGTACCTCTCCATGTTCCGGTCTCCCTGACACCATCTCATGCAACACGACTTGTGTTGAGGGCTGCGCCTGTGATAAAGGCTACTACAACAATGGAACTGGCTGTGTGCCCTTTGACCAGTGCGGCTGCTATTATAAAGGCATAACCTATGAG gTCGGAGTGTCCATTATAACTGATGACTGTCACAGTATTCACACCTGTCAGGCCTCTGGAGTTGTCCTGTCCACGAATATGACATGTGACCCCAATGAGATCTGCCAGGTCAAGAACGGTGTGATGGGCTGCTACCGTCAGCAGTGCTTTTTGCAAGCCAACGGTACCCTTACGGCATTCAGTGGTGAAGTTTGCACAATCACAGTGCCGGGTTCCTATGAGATTATCCAGAGCTGTGACCAGTCACGGTCAGCAGACTGGTTCAGGGTGGTGGTGAAGTTGGAGACTTGCACTCCCGGAGTCAACACAATTGTGGCTGTTCATGTGTTCTTCAATGGAATAATGATCACACTAAACACCAAACACGATGTCTGG ATTGATGGAAGGACCATGACTCAGACCACTGTCTCTCAAAAtaatgtaacagtggaggtttcCAACAACACAGTAAGCATTTACAGCGCCTCCAGCCTTCAGCTGTCCTTCAGTTTAACCAATGAACTCACCATAAGTGTCAGTGACAAAGTTGCTGACATGGTATGCGGGGCATGCGGGAAACTCAGGCCTATTGACACAACCCCACAAGatctgagagagagactgctgGGCTCTTTTCATGAGCTGCGTAATGCTTGTCCATCGCTGGACTTGGTGCAGTGGACGGCTCCTGATTTCCCCAAATG tgGGTTGTAA